One window of the Methanomassiliicoccaceae archaeon DOK genome contains the following:
- a CDS encoding GTP-binding protein gives MDFKIPTVLTSEELMEKAFHRASKIRKNGTNALDSRKKTALAKVTASGDIVVTALQGYVDRFPRLDKEDDFFPELVDIVIGIDRYKKALGAVNWCATKAEKLKNDTLKDIRRTKDPEIVEATRRSFYGRLNSYVDRISDDLLFLQDAKNKFRKLPAVDPKVPTIVVAGFPNVGKSNLVNVLSTAEPEIAPYPFTTKGVIVGHIEDDWRKYQIIDTPGLLDRQFDERNDIEKQAVLALRYLTDVMLFVIDPSETCGFPLEMQERLLETVEKGFPGVPIIIAESKCDVLKTDDGRLCFSAQTGENMDVLTETIMRELRAVFKRKAAEAEPEGE, from the coding sequence ATGGACTTCAAGATCCCCACAGTGCTGACGTCGGAAGAGCTCATGGAGAAGGCTTTCCACAGGGCGTCCAAGATCCGCAAGAACGGCACCAACGCGCTCGACTCCAGGAAGAAGACGGCGCTGGCGAAGGTGACCGCGTCGGGGGACATCGTCGTCACGGCCCTGCAGGGCTACGTTGACAGGTTCCCCCGCCTCGACAAGGAGGACGACTTCTTCCCCGAGCTCGTGGACATCGTCATCGGCATAGACCGCTACAAGAAGGCACTGGGCGCCGTCAACTGGTGCGCCACCAAGGCGGAGAAGCTGAAGAACGACACCCTGAAGGACATCCGCCGCACCAAGGACCCCGAGATAGTCGAGGCCACCAGGAGGAGCTTCTACGGGAGGCTCAACTCCTACGTCGACAGGATATCCGACGACCTGCTCTTCCTGCAGGACGCCAAGAACAAGTTCAGGAAGCTCCCCGCCGTGGACCCGAAGGTCCCGACCATAGTCGTCGCCGGGTTCCCCAACGTCGGCAAGAGCAACCTCGTCAACGTCCTCTCCACCGCGGAGCCCGAGATCGCCCCCTACCCGTTCACCACCAAGGGGGTCATCGTCGGCCACATAGAGGACGACTGGCGCAAGTACCAGATCATAGACACCCCCGGTCTGCTGGACAGGCAGTTCGACGAGAGGAACGACATCGAGAAGCAGGCGGTCCTGGCCCTCAGGTACCTGACCGACGTGATGCTGTTCGTCATAGACCCGTCCGAGACCTGCGGATTCCCCCTGGAGATGCAGGAGAGGCTGCTGGAGACCGTGGAGAAGGGATTCCCCGGCGTCCCCATCATCATAGCCGAGAGCAAGTGCGACGTCCTGAAGACCGACGACGGCAGGCTCTGCTTCTCCGCCCAGACCGGGGAGAACATGGACGTCCTCACAGAGACGATCATGAGGGAGCTCAGGGCGGTTTTCAAGCGCAAGGCCGCAGAGGCGGAGCCTGAGGGAGAATGA
- a CDS encoding DNA polymerase II large subunit, whose protein sequence is MTEGPATSPEMARYFAELAAKKDECYAIAEKARGMGYDPETFVEIPQAEDLASRVEKLLSDYHVEGVAEDIRRLTAEYGNRELVALMVAKEMAKRPAESTEKALDRAVRVGLAVLTEGILVAPLEGIADTRIRKNGDGSNYVDLVFAGPIRAAGGTGQAMSVLIADVVRTELGIGKYQPTEGEIARFDEEIPLYKQCQHLQYTPTSEEIDLIVRNCPVCVDGEGTEQMEISGFRDLPRIDTNRVRGGACLVIAEGMCQKASKLKKHVDKLGLEGWEFIGKYLDAHKAPPKEEKPGEVKKPTVEPKEKYLMDIVAGRPIFGHPCAVGGFRLRYGRARTSGLAALAFNTGSMYAMDEFMALGTQVKIERPGKACVVTPCDQLEGPTLLLKNGDLVYCHTRDEVLAVRNQISEITDNGEILVPFGEFCENNHTLVPCGYPVEWHRLEILEKGELPEDWRDPTYDRAKEMSAQLGVPLHPKFNLFWSDWPLDRIKALREHVLSTGRYDGVNLSVEREPVSKRMLEDLGALHRVVDGRVVIDERYSRPMLDCLGVRIADGVLVAGPELEGGSTLEAISRAAGYEVRARAMTRIGTRMARPEKAKEREMTPKVHALFPIGKDADAKNELIAAIAVCRNNASKSRNGKNEVVVEVGNRFCPVCKTYTYRNWCRDCGSHTAYTPRQNSFGNMGPVDIGINLEEEFKAACDGLHEKPPSDLKCLETLASKTKTCEAMEKGILRQKNGVSTFKDGTIRFDMTDIPLTHFKPREIGLSIEKAHELGYTHDWNGDPLTDPEQICELKVQDIIPAKDCGTYLVNVAKFIDDELEEFYHLPRYYNVQNRNDLIGHITFGLAPHTSGGILCRIIGYADLRGCYGHPFFHAAKRRNCDGDEDCVILAMDGLLNFSRTFLPDRRGGLMDAPLVLTTRLDPNEIDKEAHNVDCRREYPIELYRAAMEMKDPKEIEKQMDLIAGRIGTPDQYEHLGFTHDTHDISDGPKYSAYTTLETMMDKMDAQLMLGKKIRAVDEQDVARRVLNKHFLPDMIGNLRSFSTQTVRCTKCGEKYRRMPLAGKCTKCGNALTLTVHEASVKKYLEISKVIGEKYGLDTYTRERIEILEMSMDSVFNNDKVKKCKLSDFF, encoded by the coding sequence ATGACCGAGGGTCCAGCGACCAGTCCCGAGATGGCGAGGTACTTCGCCGAGCTCGCGGCCAAGAAGGACGAGTGCTACGCCATCGCCGAGAAGGCGAGGGGCATGGGGTACGACCCCGAGACGTTCGTGGAGATCCCCCAGGCCGAGGACCTGGCGTCCCGTGTGGAGAAGCTCCTGTCGGACTACCACGTGGAGGGCGTGGCGGAGGACATCCGCAGGCTCACCGCGGAGTACGGGAACCGCGAGCTGGTCGCCCTGATGGTGGCCAAGGAGATGGCCAAGAGGCCCGCCGAGAGCACCGAGAAGGCCCTGGACAGGGCCGTCAGGGTGGGACTCGCCGTCCTCACCGAGGGCATCCTCGTCGCCCCGCTCGAGGGGATCGCCGACACCCGCATCAGGAAGAACGGGGACGGGTCGAACTACGTCGACCTCGTGTTCGCCGGGCCCATCAGGGCCGCCGGAGGAACCGGCCAGGCCATGAGCGTCCTCATCGCGGACGTGGTCAGGACGGAGCTGGGCATCGGGAAATACCAGCCCACCGAAGGTGAGATCGCCAGGTTCGACGAGGAGATCCCCCTGTACAAGCAGTGTCAGCACCTCCAGTACACGCCCACCTCCGAGGAGATCGACCTCATCGTGAGGAACTGCCCCGTCTGCGTCGACGGCGAGGGCACCGAGCAGATGGAGATCTCCGGATTCAGGGACCTGCCCCGCATAGACACGAACAGGGTCAGGGGAGGAGCGTGCCTGGTCATAGCGGAGGGTATGTGTCAGAAGGCGTCCAAGCTGAAGAAGCACGTGGACAAGCTCGGCCTGGAGGGCTGGGAGTTCATCGGGAAGTACCTGGACGCCCACAAGGCGCCTCCGAAGGAGGAGAAGCCGGGCGAGGTCAAGAAGCCCACCGTGGAGCCCAAGGAGAAGTACCTCATGGACATCGTCGCGGGACGCCCCATCTTCGGGCACCCCTGCGCGGTCGGGGGATTCAGGCTCAGGTACGGCAGGGCGAGGACGTCCGGACTCGCGGCCCTGGCCTTCAACACGGGCAGCATGTACGCCATGGACGAGTTCATGGCCCTCGGGACCCAGGTGAAGATCGAGAGGCCCGGCAAGGCCTGCGTCGTCACCCCCTGCGACCAGCTGGAGGGGCCCACCCTGCTGCTGAAGAACGGAGACCTGGTCTACTGCCACACCAGGGACGAGGTCCTGGCCGTGAGGAACCAGATCTCCGAGATAACCGACAACGGGGAGATCCTCGTGCCGTTCGGAGAGTTCTGCGAAAACAACCACACGCTGGTGCCCTGCGGGTACCCCGTGGAGTGGCACAGGCTGGAGATCCTCGAGAAGGGGGAGCTCCCCGAGGACTGGAGGGACCCGACATACGACCGCGCCAAGGAGATGAGCGCGCAGCTCGGCGTCCCGCTGCACCCCAAGTTCAACCTGTTCTGGTCGGACTGGCCGCTGGACAGGATTAAGGCCCTGAGGGAGCACGTGCTCTCCACGGGAAGGTACGACGGCGTCAACCTCTCCGTCGAGAGGGAGCCGGTGTCGAAGCGCATGCTGGAGGACCTCGGAGCCCTCCACAGGGTGGTCGACGGCAGGGTCGTCATCGACGAGAGATACTCCAGACCCATGCTGGACTGCCTGGGCGTCAGGATCGCGGACGGCGTCCTGGTCGCCGGGCCGGAGCTGGAGGGCGGGAGCACCCTGGAGGCCATCAGCAGGGCGGCGGGCTACGAGGTCCGCGCCAGGGCCATGACCCGCATCGGGACCAGGATGGCCCGTCCGGAGAAGGCGAAGGAGCGCGAGATGACCCCCAAGGTCCACGCGCTGTTCCCCATCGGCAAGGACGCCGACGCCAAGAACGAGCTCATAGCCGCAATAGCGGTCTGCAGGAACAACGCATCCAAGAGCAGGAACGGGAAGAACGAGGTCGTCGTGGAGGTGGGAAACAGGTTCTGCCCCGTCTGCAAGACCTACACCTACCGCAACTGGTGCAGGGACTGCGGGTCGCACACGGCGTACACCCCCAGGCAGAACAGCTTCGGGAACATGGGCCCCGTGGACATCGGAATCAACCTCGAGGAGGAGTTCAAGGCGGCCTGCGACGGTCTGCACGAGAAGCCCCCATCGGACCTGAAATGCCTGGAGACGCTCGCGTCGAAGACGAAGACCTGCGAGGCCATGGAGAAGGGCATACTCAGGCAGAAGAACGGTGTCAGCACGTTCAAGGACGGGACGATCAGGTTCGACATGACCGACATCCCCCTCACCCATTTCAAGCCCAGGGAGATCGGCCTCAGCATCGAAAAGGCCCACGAGCTGGGATACACCCACGACTGGAACGGCGACCCGCTCACCGATCCCGAGCAGATATGCGAGCTCAAGGTCCAGGACATCATCCCCGCCAAGGACTGCGGGACGTACCTCGTGAACGTCGCCAAGTTCATCGACGACGAGCTGGAGGAGTTCTACCACCTGCCCAGGTACTACAACGTGCAGAACAGGAACGACCTCATCGGGCACATCACGTTCGGACTCGCGCCCCACACCTCCGGAGGCATCCTCTGCAGGATCATCGGCTACGCCGACCTCCGCGGATGCTACGGCCACCCGTTCTTCCACGCGGCCAAGAGGAGGAACTGCGACGGCGACGAGGACTGCGTCATCCTGGCCATGGACGGCCTGCTGAACTTCTCCAGGACCTTCCTCCCCGACAGGAGGGGAGGCCTCATGGACGCGCCCCTGGTTCTCACCACCAGGTTGGATCCCAACGAGATCGACAAGGAGGCCCACAACGTGGACTGCCGCAGGGAGTACCCGATCGAGCTCTACAGGGCCGCCATGGAGATGAAGGACCCCAAGGAGATCGAGAAGCAGATGGACCTCATCGCGGGGAGGATCGGGACCCCGGACCAGTACGAGCACCTCGGGTTCACCCACGACACCCACGACATCTCGGACGGGCCGAAGTACTCCGCCTACACCACCCTGGAGACCATGATGGACAAGATGGACGCCCAGCTCATGCTCGGGAAGAAGATCCGCGCAGTGGACGAGCAGGACGTCGCCAGACGCGTTCTGAACAAGCACTTCCTGCCCGACATGATCGGGAACCTGAGGTCTTTCTCGACCCAGACCGTCAGATGCACCAAGTGCGGGGAGAAGTACCGCAGGATGCCCCTCGCCGGAAAGTGCACCAAGTGCGGCAACGCGCTCACGCTGACCGTCCACGAGGCGAGCGTCAAGAAGTACCTGGAGATCTCCAAGGTCATCGGCGAGAAGTACGGTCTCGACACCTACACCAGGGAGAGGATCGAGATCCTCGAGATGAGCATGGACTCCGTCTTCAACAACGACAAGGTCAAGAAGTGCAAACTGTCCGACTTCTTCTGA
- a CDS encoding DNA-directed RNA polymerase subunit D encodes MDIEILEMAERKAKFILKNSSPAMANALRRTLLSDIPKMAIDKVEFHLGPIMYDDKEYESVTPLFDEIIAHRLGMVPVPTDLDLFVPQSECTCGGEGCPNCTIMYSLNKIGPCTVYSGDLEPLGNPDLRVKDEFIPIVELTDGQAVLIYATAVMGTARKHVKWQVANGVGYKYMPGVEVDPARAGDEDVVNCAEICPRKVFSVEDGKLVAKNPLDCSLCRTCEQSLGERGGVRITADDRNFLFKFETDGSLTAQQTLDKALEVLADEAKDFKIQLEELESN; translated from the coding sequence ATGGACATAGAGATTCTCGAAATGGCCGAGAGGAAGGCCAAGTTCATCCTGAAGAACTCCTCCCCGGCCATGGCTAACGCCCTCAGGAGGACACTCCTCTCCGACATCCCCAAGATGGCCATCGACAAGGTCGAGTTCCACCTCGGACCGATCATGTACGATGACAAGGAGTACGAGAGCGTCACGCCCTTGTTCGACGAGATCATCGCCCACAGGCTGGGAATGGTCCCTGTGCCCACCGATCTGGACCTCTTCGTCCCGCAGAGCGAATGCACCTGCGGCGGGGAGGGCTGCCCCAACTGCACCATAATGTACAGCCTGAACAAGATCGGGCCGTGCACTGTGTACTCCGGAGACCTCGAGCCTCTGGGCAACCCCGACCTCAGGGTCAAGGACGAGTTCATACCCATCGTTGAGCTCACCGACGGACAGGCCGTGCTCATCTACGCGACAGCGGTCATGGGCACCGCCAGGAAGCACGTCAAGTGGCAGGTCGCCAACGGTGTCGGGTACAAGTACATGCCCGGCGTCGAGGTCGACCCCGCCAGGGCGGGCGACGAGGACGTCGTGAACTGCGCGGAGATCTGCCCCAGGAAGGTGTTCTCCGTGGAGGACGGGAAGCTCGTGGCCAAGAACCCGCTGGACTGCAGCCTCTGCAGGACCTGCGAGCAGTCCCTCGGCGAGAGGGGCGGCGTCAGGATCACCGCCGACGACAGGAACTTCCTGTTCAAGTTCGAGACGGACGGGTCCCTGACGGCCCAGCAGACCCTCGACAAGGCCCTCGAGGTCCTGGCCGACGAGGCCAAGGACTTCAAGATCCAGCTCGAGGAGCTCGAGTCCAACTGA
- a CDS encoding 30S ribosomal protein S11 translates to MTAKWGIANIYASYNNIMITLTDITGAETITKATGGMVVKQAKDESSPYAAQKAAEKVAEVAKEKEFVGIHVRVRAPGGNKSVSPGPGAQAAIRALTRAGLKIGRIEDVTPIPHDGTKKKGGRRGRRV, encoded by the coding sequence ATGACAGCGAAATGGGGAATTGCCAACATCTACGCCAGCTACAACAACATCATGATCACGCTGACCGACATCACCGGAGCCGAGACCATCACCAAGGCCACCGGTGGAATGGTCGTCAAGCAGGCCAAGGACGAGTCCTCGCCCTACGCGGCCCAGAAGGCAGCCGAGAAGGTCGCCGAGGTCGCCAAGGAGAAGGAGTTCGTCGGTATCCACGTCAGGGTCAGGGCCCCCGGAGGCAACAAATCCGTCTCCCCCGGTCCCGGAGCCCAGGCCGCGATCCGTGCCCTCACCAGGGCCGGCCTGAAGATCGGCAGAATCGAGGATGTCACACCCATACCGCACGACGGTACCAAGAAGAAGGGCGGACGCAGGGGACGCAGGGTCTGA
- a CDS encoding 30S ribosomal protein S4, with the protein MGDPKFSRKTYDTPSHPWQGERIKAEVEVVRAFGLKNKTEVWKAETILRNLRKQSRDLQARLRTGDEQAKIEADALLAKCGRLGYLPVGSNLNDILALKDEDVLSRRLQTIVYEKGLASTIKQARQMITHGHIFMNGHRVTVPGYLVTRAEESSIEFNPASPFTDEMHPMRISAEQAAANAAVRAKAEADQAAADAAAAKADAEEAGITAEDGVH; encoded by the coding sequence ATGGGAGACCCTAAGTTTTCAAGGAAGACATACGACACGCCCTCCCACCCCTGGCAGGGCGAGAGGATCAAAGCCGAGGTCGAGGTCGTTCGCGCCTTCGGTCTCAAGAACAAGACCGAGGTCTGGAAGGCCGAGACCATCCTCAGGAACCTGAGGAAGCAGTCCAGGGACCTCCAGGCACGCCTGAGGACCGGCGACGAGCAGGCCAAGATCGAGGCAGACGCCCTGCTGGCCAAGTGCGGCCGTCTGGGATACCTGCCCGTCGGATCCAACCTGAACGACATCCTGGCGCTGAAGGACGAGGACGTCCTGTCCAGGCGCCTGCAGACCATCGTCTACGAGAAGGGACTGGCCAGCACCATCAAGCAGGCCAGGCAGATGATCACCCACGGCCACATCTTCATGAACGGCCACAGGGTGACCGTCCCCGGATACCTGGTCACCAGGGCCGAGGAGTCCTCGATCGAGTTCAACCCCGCATCCCCCTTCACCGACGAGATGCACCCCATGAGGATCTCCGCCGAGCAGGCCGCCGCCAACGCAGCGGTCAGGGCCAAGGCGGAGGCGGACCAGGCCGCAGCCGACGCCGCGGCCGCGAAGGCAGACGCCGAGGAGGCGGGAATCACAGCAGAGGACGGTGTTCACTGA
- a CDS encoding 30S ribosomal protein S13: MAKKKEQQQTEDENFNFIVRIVNTDIDGQKRTVVGLQSIKGVGKRVAQIVAKKADVDPSVKMGSLSDEKVKEIEALVKSYVEYAPSWAINRQMDYETGADMHLFGNDLDIIQKDDINRMKMIRCYRGIRHEGRHKVRGQRTRSNGRHGLTMGVQRKS; encoded by the coding sequence ATGGCTAAGAAGAAAGAGCAGCAGCAGACGGAGGACGAGAACTTCAACTTCATCGTCCGTATCGTCAACACCGACATCGACGGTCAGAAGAGGACCGTCGTCGGACTCCAGAGCATCAAAGGAGTGGGAAAGAGGGTCGCCCAGATCGTCGCCAAGAAGGCCGACGTCGACCCCAGCGTCAAGATGGGATCCCTTTCCGACGAGAAGGTCAAGGAGATCGAGGCCCTCGTCAAGTCCTACGTCGAGTACGCCCCCTCCTGGGCCATCAACAGGCAGATGGACTACGAGACCGGTGCCGACATGCACCTGTTCGGAAACGACCTGGACATCATCCAGAAGGATGACATCAACAGGATGAAGATGATCCGCTGCTACCGCGGAATCAGGCACGAGGGCCGCCACAAGGTGCGCGGACAGAGGACCAGGTCCAACGGAAGGCACGGACTCACCATGGGTGTCCAGAGGAAATCCTGA
- a CDS encoding deoxyhypusine synthase, translated as MEGLEEVIDIRIDGKVSVDGLIRMMGASGGFTGRKLAEAVDVVESMVRDEGCLRILSFPACIMATGTRGVIVDMVRNGMVDLIITTCGTLDHDISRTYAAYYKGDFMLDDAELREESISRLGNVLVPDSCYGEVLEDVLLPMFDEIFAETKSLSTHEIIDEVGARMEDEGSLLRQCHLHGVPVVVPGITDGSFGCQLWMYYQTHRGLRIDLFGDEQMLSEMTNHAERTGGLLVGGGISKHHVIWWNQFRGGLDYCVYLTTAMEYDGSASGAQIREAVSWGKVKPDAAKMIVEGDATISLPIIYAALRERLDTRP; from the coding sequence ATGGAAGGACTCGAAGAGGTAATCGACATAAGGATAGACGGGAAGGTCTCCGTGGACGGTCTCATCAGGATGATGGGGGCTTCGGGAGGATTCACGGGAAGGAAGCTGGCCGAGGCCGTGGACGTGGTGGAGTCCATGGTGAGGGACGAGGGATGTCTGAGGATACTGTCGTTCCCGGCGTGCATCATGGCCACCGGCACCCGCGGGGTGATCGTGGACATGGTCAGGAACGGCATGGTGGACCTGATCATCACGACCTGCGGGACGCTGGATCACGACATCTCCAGGACGTACGCGGCATACTACAAGGGGGACTTCATGCTGGACGATGCCGAACTGAGGGAGGAGTCCATCAGCAGGCTGGGCAATGTGCTCGTCCCGGACTCGTGCTACGGAGAGGTCCTGGAGGATGTCCTCCTGCCCATGTTCGACGAGATCTTCGCGGAGACCAAGTCGCTCAGCACGCATGAGATCATCGACGAGGTCGGTGCGAGGATGGAGGACGAGGGCTCGCTGCTCCGTCAATGCCATCTGCACGGTGTGCCGGTGGTCGTCCCAGGCATCACGGACGGGTCCTTCGGATGCCAGCTGTGGATGTACTACCAGACGCACCGGGGTCTGAGGATCGACCTGTTCGGTGACGAGCAGATGCTCTCGGAGATGACGAACCATGCCGAACGCACCGGGGGACTGCTCGTGGGCGGCGGCATCTCGAAGCACCATGTCATCTGGTGGAACCAGTTCCGCGGAGGGCTGGACTACTGCGTGTACCTGACCACGGCCATGGAGTACGATGGCTCTGCCTCGGGGGCGCAGATCCGCGAGGCCGTGTCCTGGGGGAAGGTCAAGCCGGACGCGGCCAAGATGATCGTGGAGGGTGACGCCACGATATCGCTGCCGATCATCTATGCGGCCCTCCGGGAGAGGTTGGACACAAGGCCCTGA
- a CDS encoding type II methionyl aminopeptidase, producing the protein MLNEDQLAKLRTAGKVAGAARELGLSMVKEGVKLYDVAQEVEGYIREHGCGLAFPCNISINEIAAHYTPSCTDKSVFQVGDVVKVDCGAELDGYVGDTAGTVEVGTNTYRDLVEISKTARNTVAEFIGDGVPLGEIGRAVQMTIEGKGFHPIVNLCGHQIEQYNLHAGMSVPSYASGEETQIKAGMIVAVEPFATNGRGEVKNGKPGNIVRILRERPIADPKTQEFFDYVKGEFKTFPFCARSCDFPDAEKHVRTLIRHGVLSSYAQLVEVDGGIVSQHEYTFYIDGKRGEVTTLP; encoded by the coding sequence ATGCTGAACGAGGATCAGTTGGCGAAGCTCCGCACGGCCGGGAAGGTCGCCGGAGCGGCCAGGGAGCTCGGCCTCTCCATGGTGAAGGAAGGGGTCAAGCTGTACGATGTCGCTCAGGAGGTGGAGGGTTACATCCGCGAGCACGGGTGCGGCCTCGCGTTCCCCTGCAACATCAGCATCAACGAGATTGCGGCGCACTACACGCCCAGCTGCACGGACAAGTCCGTGTTCCAGGTCGGCGACGTCGTCAAGGTCGACTGCGGAGCGGAGCTCGACGGGTACGTCGGCGACACCGCCGGGACCGTCGAGGTCGGGACCAACACGTACAGGGATCTCGTAGAGATCTCGAAGACCGCCAGGAACACCGTCGCGGAGTTCATCGGGGACGGCGTCCCCCTCGGGGAGATCGGCCGCGCGGTACAGATGACCATCGAGGGCAAGGGTTTCCACCCCATAGTCAACCTCTGCGGGCATCAGATCGAGCAGTACAACCTCCACGCGGGCATGTCCGTGCCCAGCTACGCCAGCGGCGAGGAGACGCAGATCAAGGCCGGCATGATCGTGGCCGTCGAGCCCTTCGCGACCAACGGTAGGGGCGAGGTCAAGAACGGCAAGCCCGGGAACATCGTCAGGATCCTGAGGGAGAGGCCCATCGCCGACCCCAAGACCCAGGAGTTCTTCGACTACGTGAAGGGGGAGTTCAAGACCTTCCCGTTCTGCGCCAGGAGCTGCGACTTTCCCGATGCGGAGAAGCATGTCAGGACCCTGATCAGACACGGCGTCCTCTCCAGCTACGCCCAGCTGGTGGAGGTCGACGGGGGAATCGTCTCCCAGCACGAGTACACGTTCTACATCGACGGGAAGCGCGGTGAGGTCACCACCCTTCCGTAA
- a CDS encoding threonylcarbamoyl-AMP synthase, with protein sequence MKIIKCDYSHGFDAHCEEAVAAAAEDLAAGRLIVYPTETVYGIGADIYNESTVKNLYVAKNRPFDMPLSVAVSDKAMLESIAVLNENADKLVKAFLPGPLTIIIKKQPDVPDIVTSSSQKVGIRIPDNRFALEMIRRTGPVVATSANLHGRPDAVDVDAAISDFGDAVDTYVDAGPCTLGQPSTIVWLMDKQVEIVRQGAIPVDKIKEVLEC encoded by the coding sequence ATGAAGATCATCAAGTGCGATTACTCCCACGGCTTCGACGCCCACTGCGAAGAGGCCGTCGCCGCCGCTGCCGAGGATCTCGCAGCGGGCAGGCTCATCGTGTACCCGACTGAGACAGTCTACGGAATCGGTGCAGACATCTACAACGAGTCCACTGTCAAGAACCTGTACGTGGCCAAGAACAGGCCGTTCGACATGCCTCTCTCCGTCGCCGTCTCGGACAAGGCCATGCTCGAGAGCATCGCCGTCCTCAACGAGAACGCCGACAAGCTCGTCAAGGCGTTCCTGCCCGGACCTCTGACGATCATCATCAAGAAGCAGCCCGATGTGCCAGACATCGTCACGTCATCATCCCAGAAGGTTGGCATACGCATCCCGGACAACAGGTTCGCACTGGAGATGATCAGGCGCACGGGGCCCGTCGTGGCCACCTCCGCCAACCTCCACGGACGTCCCGATGCCGTCGACGTCGATGCCGCGATCTCCGACTTCGGCGACGCGGTCGACACCTACGTCGACGCCGGACCGTGCACCCTGGGACAGCCCTCGACCATAGTCTGGCTCATGGACAAGCAGGTCGAGATCGTCCGTCAGGGGGCGATCCCGGTCGACAAGATCAAGGAAGTCTTAGAATGCTGA
- a CDS encoding MBL fold metallo-hydrolase, producing MCIQRIDSGVPYDSNIYLVTGERNMLVDAGSGAGHDRVVDGIRRVLGDAKLDMIVLTHCHFDHVGGLKMLMEEFGCPAYAGHYDAPYIRMAERRHVLSDVFGGSVEPVEILDLSDGDVVDLGDSRFRVMWTPGHTEGGICLYDEVSGALFSGDTLFDTGVGRTDFPGGSMRDLRHSIECLSNIDIRELYPGHGNICENYDPAMMARIKTLVGI from the coding sequence ATGTGTATACAGAGGATCGATTCCGGAGTGCCTTATGACTCCAACATCTATCTCGTCACCGGCGAGAGGAACATGCTCGTCGATGCGGGGTCGGGAGCCGGTCACGACCGTGTCGTCGACGGCATCCGCAGGGTCCTGGGCGATGCGAAGCTCGATATGATCGTCCTGACCCACTGTCATTTCGACCATGTCGGGGGCCTCAAGATGCTGATGGAGGAGTTCGGCTGTCCCGCGTATGCGGGGCACTACGACGCGCCGTACATCCGCATGGCCGAGAGACGTCATGTCCTCTCCGATGTCTTCGGAGGGTCCGTGGAGCCCGTGGAGATCTTAGATCTATCGGATGGGGACGTGGTCGATCTGGGGGATTCCAGGTTTCGTGTGATGTGGACACCGGGCCACACCGAGGGGGGCATCTGCCTCTACGATGAGGTCTCGGGGGCGCTTTTCTCGGGAGACACCCTTTTCGACACGGGTGTCGGGAGGACGGATTTCCCCGGCGGATCCATGAGGGACCTCCGTCACTCGATTGAGTGTCTGAGCAACATTGACATAAGGGAATTGTATCCGGGTCATGGAAACATCTGTGAGAACTATGATCCAGCTATGATGGCGAGGATCAAGACACTGGTAGGTATTTGA
- a CDS encoding DUF61 family protein — MEESFVNSIMKDLNSNLAVNKRTIEQMMDSGDHTYRTRDGSVVEIPEEQLEFLWGVCDDRQRISLRLPIYVSTDIGGEGAAWKVDGCVEAPVVAAILGKRLHRDDYIRLYHPDLKDLRAKIPDCVMIVFTP; from the coding sequence ATGGAAGAATCATTCGTGAACTCCATCATGAAGGACCTCAACTCCAACCTCGCCGTCAACAAGAGGACGATCGAGCAGATGATGGACAGCGGGGACCACACCTACAGGACGAGGGACGGCTCGGTCGTCGAGATCCCGGAGGAGCAGCTGGAGTTCCTGTGGGGGGTATGCGACGACAGGCAGCGCATTTCGCTCCGTCTGCCGATCTACGTGTCCACCGACATCGGCGGCGAAGGCGCCGCGTGGAAGGTCGACGGCTGCGTGGAGGCGCCGGTGGTGGCGGCGATACTCGGCAAGAGGCTCCACAGGGACGACTACATCAGGCTCTATCACCCCGATTTGAAGGATTTGAGGGCGAAAATCCCCGATTGTGTGATGATCGTCTTCACTCCGTGA